Genomic segment of Candidatus Methylomirabilota bacterium:
CCTCACCCCCGAGCTGAAGGCCATGCTGGCGGCCCAAGTGGCGCGCGTGAAGGCCTTGCAGCACCGGCTCGGGAAGATCATTCCCGACCTGTTCGTCCACCAGACCAGCAAGGCGCCGGGCCTCGTAGGCACACCCATCCGCGACTTCAGGAAGGCCTGGAGGACGGCCTGCCGGCGCGCTGGTGTCCCTGGTGCCATCCGGCACGACTTCCGGCGGACGGCCGTGCGGAATCTCGTCGCCTCGGGGGTGCCCGAACGGGTCGCCATGACCGTCACCGGCCACAGGACACGCTCAGTCTTCGACCGCTATCACATCGTCAGCACCTCCGACCTGCAGGAGGCCGCGCGCAAGCTGGCGGCGCGGGGCTGATGGCTGTGGTCACGTTCTCGTCACGTTCTGAGGGAATGGTGCTTGGTAAGTTGGCGCGCCTGGAGGGATTCGAACCCCCGACCCCCGGCTTAGAAGGCCAGTGCTCTATCCAGCTGAGCTACAGGCGCGTCAGGCACTTACGATACACCAGCAGTAACCGGCAGCCTCGACTCGAAGTTTTCTTGAAGTGTGGCAATCCCTCCCGCAGCACCCCGAACCAAGCGCTCCACCGCCTCCCGAAGATGTGTCGGGGACAGGTGAGAGTATCGCTGGACCATCGCTAGGGTACGCCACCCCCCAAGCGTCTGGACGGTGCGGGTGTCCACTCCCGCCATCACCAAGCGAGAGGCGAAGGTGTGACGGTTACAGTGCCAGGTATACCCGTCGAGCCGGCTCGCGTCCCTCTTCGCCTTTTTCAAGGCGTCAGCCGCGCACTCCACGGCGTTCGGGAAGAAGTGATCGGGCTGCACATAGGAGCACCGAAATACCGGCTCCACCGGGTCGTCGGGCCGGGTCCTTTGGCCGGCGAGGTCCATCAGCACTTCCCGAACGATAGAGTTCATGGGTATCTGGCGGGCGTAGCCGGATTTGGACTGCCGCACCGTGATGAGTCCCGTGAGCATATCCACGTCGCGCCACCCAAGCCGGCGCTGCTCGCTCCATCGAAGGCCCGTATGGATTGATACCGAGAACAGAGGGCGGAGATCCGGTCGCACCGAGTCGAGTCTTGGACGCCCAACGAGGAGTTCATCCGGGTGCAACGCCTCAAGGATGGCCGCCTCTTCCTCGGCCATCAGGTACTGAATCCGACCCTCCGGCTCCCTGGACTTTGCCACGCCGCGGACGGGGTTATTCACCATTAGCCCGTGCCGGATTGCCCGGTTGAACATCGCGTGAAGGGTTGTCCGGTAGCGGTTTCTAGTGGCCGGCGCCCGAGTGGCGAGTAGCCCGTCAAGGAAGCGCTCAACATCAGCCATGGTGATCTGGTCGAGTTTCTGCTTCCCGAACGCAGGGCACATCGCCTGGA
This window contains:
- a CDS encoding tyrosine-type recombinase/integrase; amino-acid sequence: LTPELKAMLAAQVARVKALQHRLGKIIPDLFVHQTSKAPGLVGTPIRDFRKAWRTACRRAGVPGAIRHDFRRTAVRNLVASGVPERVAMTVTGHRTRSVFDRYHIVSTSDLQEAARKLAARG
- a CDS encoding tyrosine-type recombinase/integrase produces the protein MERRRERERSQAEEAREARRITFGEFVQEYLAWAKLHHRGYAIEAGRVQAMCPAFGKQKLDQITMADVERFLDGLLATRAPATRNRYRTTLHAMFNRAIRHGLMVNNPVRGVAKSREPEGRIQYLMAEEEAAILEALHPDELLVGRPRLDSVRPDLRPLFSVSIHTGLRWSEQRRLGWRDVDMLTGLITVRQSKSGYARQIPMNSIVREVLMDLAGQRTRPDDPVEPVFRCSYVQPDHFFPNAVECAADALKKAKRDASRLDGYTWHCNRHTFASRLVMAGVDTRTVQTLGGWRTLAMVQRYSHLSPTHLREAVERLVRGAAGGIATLQENFESRLPVTAGVS